Below is a genomic region from Echinicola rosea.
CACTTCCTCAGAACCAAAATCAGGCCTTTGGTACTGGATTTCCCTGCTGATGTGGATTTGAGCAAAGCCGATGAGATCAAGGAAAAGCTTGACAAGGATTTTGAAGAGTACAGGGCGTACTACAAAAAATATTATGAAGACCATAAGCGTGACAACAGTCCCGCAATGCGTGATCCGAACCCTGTAGTCATCATCTGGCCGGGAGTGGGCATGTTCTCCTATGCCAAAAACAAGCAGACTGCCCGTGTGGCCAGTGAATTCTATATCAATGCGATCAATGTGATGCGCGGTGCGGAAGCGGTTTCCGAATATGTGGCCTTGCCCCTTCAGGAAGCCTTTGATATCGAATACTGGTTGCTGGAAGAGGCCAAGCTTCAGAGAATGCCTAAGGAGCAGCCGCTTTCCAGAAAAGTAGCTTTGGTGACGGGCGGTGCCGGTGGTATTGGCAAAGCGATTGCCGATAAACTGGCCAGTGAAGGTGCCTGTGTATTCATCACTGATATCAACCAAGAACGTCTGGATGAGGCTGTAGCCACTTATTCCAAAGACGTGGGCGGAGGAGCTGTGATGGACGTAACCAAAGGTGACGACATCGTGAAGGCCTATAAACAAGCCGCACTGAAATTTGGTGGCGTGGATATTATCGTCAATTGTGCTGGTCTGGCCATCTCCAAACCAATCGAGCAAACTTCCGAGAAGGACTGGGACCTGCTACAAGACATTTTGGTAAAAGGCCAGTTTGCCGTTTCCAAAGCTGGTGTGGAAACCCTAAGAGCACAGAACTTAGGCGGGGACATCATCAATATTGCCAGCAAGAATGCACTGGTTTCCGGTCCCAACAACGTGGGGTACGGTACGGCCAAAGCTGCCCAGGTTCATATGAGCCGGCTTTTGGCAGCCGAGCTGGGAAAGGACAAGATCCGTGTAAACGTGGTGAATCCAGATGCCGTGATCGAGGGAAGCAAGATCTGGGAAGGCGAATGGGCAAAAGGAAGGGCAAAGGCCTACGGTATTACCGTGGAGGAACTGCCGGCTTTCTATGCAAAAAGGACCATTCTGAACGAAATCATCGGTGTGGATGACATTGCCAACGGAGTATTTGCCTTCGTGGGGGGCGACCTAAGCAAATGTACAGGTAATATTCTTAATGTAGATGGCGGTGTAGCCGCTGCCTTTGTGAGATAATTATGCGAATAGAAAAGCAAAAAATAAAAGAAGTAAACGATCAGGCTCTCCCGGACCACCGGGAGAGTTTTGATCATTTGAGCAGTGTGCTGGGAAAGAAGGGTGTCGATGCCAATGTACTTGTGGAGAAACTCAAGGAATTCCAAGTGGCCGTGCCGAGCTGGGCGCTGGGCACGGGGGGGACCCGTTTCGGAAGGTTTTCCGGGGGTGGGGAGCCAGGTACCTTGGAGGATAAGATTGCCGATGTAGGTCTGCTTCATCAGCTGAGCCAATCTGCGGGGGCGATTTCATTGCACATTCCATGGGATATCCCCAATGATGTGGAAGCCACCAAAGAACTGGCTGCTTCCCATGGGTTGATTTTCGATGCAGTAAACTCCAACACTTTTCAGGACCAGCCTGATCAAGAGCTGTCCTATAAGTTCGGTTCCCTTTGCCATGCCGACAAGGCCGTAAGGGATCAGGCGGTGAAACACAACCTTGAAGTGATCAAATATGGCGATGCCCTGGGATCCAAGTCGTTGACGGTTTGGTTAGCTGACGGATCATCCTTCCCAGGCCAGCTGAATTTTAAAAAGGCATTTCAGCGCACACTGGAATCGCTCCGCGAAATATATGCAGGCATGCCTAAGGACTGGAAGTTGTTTGTGGAATACAAACCCTATGAGCCGAATTTCTATTCGACCGTTATCCAGGATTGGGGTACCTCGCACATGTTGGCCGATAAGTTGGGAGATCGAGCGTACAGCTTGGTAGACCTGGGCCACCACCTGCCCAATACCAATATCGAGCAGATCGTGGCCACCCTGATGATGGTGGGCAAGCTCGGCGGTTTTCATTTCAACGATTCCAAATATGGGGACGACGATGTGACAGTGGGCTCGCTTAAACCATATCAATTATTCTTGATCTTCAATGAGTTGGTGGACGGTATGGAAGACCCCTCTTCGGACAATCCCTATCCTGCATGGATGATCGATGCCAGCCATAACCTGAAGGATCCATTGGAGGACCTGTTGCAGTCATTGGAAGCCATTAAAATGGCGTATGCCCAGGCCCTTTTGGTGGACCGTGGGGCGTTGGAAGAGGCCAGGGAAAACAATGATCCCACCTTGGCACAGGAAATACTTCAGGCCGCATACCGTACGGATGTCCGGCCGCTGTTGGCTGAGGCCAGGCTGCAGGCTGATGGAGCCCTGGATCCGATAGCAGCATACAGAAAACTTAATGTCCGTAAGGAGCTGATAGCCCAGCGTGGTGAGAAAGTGATCTCTACGGGACTTTAATGGACCGTTTGACGTCATTGCGGGCTGGTCTGCCGACAGGTTGAAGAGCATGACGGAATTGAGACCGTTGTTGGCTTGTTCGGCATTCCCGCATTGACCCAGCCAAAACCTTAAAATCATTACAGCAAATTCCGGTAATCCGTTCATCTCTTTTTTTCAAGGGTTTAATAGGTTTGAAAATTTTCTTCTGAAAAAAATTGAACTGGGTTGCCGGCTTTGTATTACCAGCTTCTAACGCGAAGCTTAATTAACTTGCCCCATGACGCCAATTCCGGTAATAGCCATATTTGATATAGGAAAGACCAATAAGAAGTTCTTTTTGTTTGATGAGCATAGTAATGAGATCAAGCAGGAGTACAATAAAATCCCCTTGACAGAGGATGAAGATGGTTTTGAATGTGATGATTTGGAGGCGCTTTCCAAATGGATTATATCCACGGTAGAAGGGATATGTCAATCACCGGATTATGCGCTAAAAGGGATTAATTTTTCCACCTACGGTGCATCATTTGTACATATTGATGCGGACGGGATTCCGCTGACGCCACTTTATAATTACCTGAAAGAAATCCCTCAGGAAATTATCGACGAATTTTATGGTCAATATCCGGAGGAAACCAATAACCTCGAAACGGCATCTCCATCCCTTGGGATGCTCAATTCAGGTTTGCAGCTGTATTGGCTGAAAAAGACCAAGCCCGACTTATTTTCGAAGATTGCCTATTCGCTGCATTTCCCTCAGTACTTGAGCTATTTGTTTACCCGAAAGGCCGTCAGCGAGCCGACTTCCATTGGATGTCATACGCGGCTATGGGACTTCCAAAAAGACCAATATCATGATTGGGTAAAGCAGGAAGGCATAGACCGAGTACTTCCTGATATCGTAGCGACTGGACAATTGTATCAGGTCGAGCTGTGCGGGCGCAAGGTGGATATCGGTGTAGGCATCCATGACAGTTCCTCTGCCTTGGCCTCTTATTTGGTGCGGGTGAAGGAGCCATTTCTATTGATTTCCACCGGTACTTGGAGCATTTCCCTGAATCCTTTTACAACAGACCCGCTGACGCAGGATGAATTGCACAATGACTGCCTAAATTTCCTCAGTATCGAGGGCAAGGCGGTGAAGGCATCCCGTTTTTTCATGGGGTATGAATTTAATTACCAAATCGACCGAATTAACAAGCACTTTGGTAAACCGGATAAATATTATAAAACCGTTCCTGCCAACCCGGCCATCATCGAAGCGATCAAGACGGGCAAGGTGAGCAATACCTTTTACCCCAAACATATAGCGGAGACGCCTTTGGTAAAAGCGCTTTATAAAGGGAATGAATGGAATCCAGCATCCTTTGCCAACTTTGATGAAGCTTATCATCAATTGATCTGGGGACTGACCCTGCTGCAGGTGGAGTCCTTGAAATTGGCCAGGGGAAATTCACGTATCAAAAAGGTTTTTATCGATGGTGGTTTTGTCCACAATGAGGTTTTTATGGAGTTGTTAAGGTATTACCTTCCGGAAAGCGAATTGGAATTTTCGGATTTTCCGCTTGGCTCAGCCTATGGAGCGGCCTTGGTCTTGGAGGCCAGCGAGCAGAAGATGGTATAGAAGTCTGAAGACTTCTGTAAGTATTGGTTCTAGTCCGGAGACTGGAACCAATGGACAGCATGATCCAAGTTGGTCCAAATCTTCAGACTTGGACCTCATACTTTATGGAAGTCTTCAGACTTCCAATTTTTTTATTAGCTTGTTTTAAAGGATGTTAAAATGAGCAGAAAGTACCAGATCAGAGATCAAGATGAATTGTATTTTGTGACTTTTACCATTGTAAGATGGATAGACGTGTTTACCCGGGATCGCTATAGGGATATATTTATCGATTCCTTAAAATTTTGCCAGGATAATAAAGGGTTGGAAGTGTATGCTTTTGTCATCATGACCAATCACGTTCATCTTATTATTGGTAGAAAAGGAAAGAGTTCCCTTCAAGGAATCATCCGGGATGTAAAAAAATACACTGCCGTGAAAATTTTAGAGGCTATTGAGCAAAATACGGAGGAAAGCAGGAGGGATTGGTTGTTATATTTTTTTGAAAGGGCGGGAAGTTTTAAATCCAGCAATACCAAATATCAATTTTGGCAGCACCATAGTCATCCACTGGAGTTAAATTCGACGAGGAAGATGATAAACTACTTGAATTATATTCATCAGAATCCAGTAAAGGCTGGAATTGTATATCAGCCAGAGGATTATGTATATAGCAGTGCTGCAAATTATGCGGGGATGGTGGATAAAGTGTTGGATGTGAAATTTATTGGGTGAGAAGTCTGGGAAGTCTGGAAGTCTGAAGACTTCTGTAAGTAATGGTTGCAAGTCTAGAGACTTGAACCAATGGCATAGAGAATGGTCCAAGTCTGAAGACTTGGACCTATACCGTGTAAAAGTCTTTAGAATTTTAGCCCTTAGGGCGTTTGGCTTGGAGTTTGATGTCCACCAAGTCCGAAATGTGTACGGGCTGGTTGGTTTCGATGCTTTTTCTGGCTGCAATGCCGATCAGGATGGACATCGCACCATCTCGGGTGCCGGCAGATTGACGGTAGGGGTCAGCCATATCGGGGTCTTTAAAGAGTTTGTCCTTAAGCCTGACGTCGCCGCCACCATGGCCACCGCCGGAATGGGGAATGGTAATGATTTCCGTTTCCCCAAAATTTTTGGTTAGGCGGAGTTCGTCAGCAGGTTCTACTTCCCAGGGTTGGCGTTCTTTGATCCACGCTTCCAATCTTCCCTCGGTCCCGTTAAAAGCGATGCGATAGCCTTCGTAGGGGGAGTAGGTGGTAAGCGAATAGCTGACTTGAACATCATTCATATAGCGGATCTGTACAGCCATCTTATCATAGATGTCAATGTCTTCCCGGTAAACACAGCCATCCCGTAAGTAGCCGTCATATTCTTCATTGGCCACATAGAGGTCCATTAAGCGCTTGCTTTTGGTGATGTCCCAGTAAAAGTCACAGTCATCCTTGTGTGGGCAAGGCCGACAATTAGTAGAACGGAAAGGGCCATTTTTACCATAAAACTCCAACTTTCCATAAGCAAATACCTCTGCAGGATCGGAATCCAGCCACCAATTGAGCAAGTCAAAATGATGGGTGGATTTATGCACTAGAAGAGTGCCTCCTTTGTCACGATACCCGTGCCATCGCCGAAAATAAGAAGTGCCGTGATCGGTGTCCAGGTACCAATGGAAATCTACAGAAGTGACCTTGCCAATTGCTCCTTCATGGAGCAGCTCATATATTTTTTGACGATGTGGACTGTAGCGGTAATTGAACGTCACAATCACTTGTTTGCCCGTGCGGCGTTCTGCATCAAGGATATTTTGGCATTTGACCTCATCGGTGGTCATAGGTTTTTCGGTGATGACATTGGCTCCAGCTTCGAGGCCTTTGATGATGAATTGGTCATGGGTGGAATCCATCGTGGTGACGATCAGGACATCGGGCTTAACGGTGGCCATCATCTCATCGAAATCGATAAAGGTGGGACAATCTGCCCCTATGTATTGCTTTCCGTAGGCGAGCCGGCCCTCATTGATGTCTGAAAGTCCCACAAATTCTACTTCATTGGGATAGTCTTCAACAACGCTTCTACCAAACATGCTCGTACCTCTAATTCCAGTACCTACCAAGGCCACTCGTAACTTGGCTGCTGGGTTTTCTCTCAGGTGAAGCGCTTTGGCAATTGGATGAATGAAAAAAGAACCGGCTGCCAATGTTCCGGCTTTGGACATAAATCTTCTTCGATGAAGATTGGTGGTTTGATCTGACATGATGTTTTGGGTTATTGTTGTAATTTGATATAATATAATGAAACATATCCTTTAAAGCACTTTATATTTTGGGTAATCCACAAGTGGATTTTTATGTACGTTGGGTGGTGCTTTTTTGCGTAGAAACGATGGGATTCCGTATCAATCAGCTATATTCTGGTTGTTTCCCGTGGTGAAATGGATTTTCAGGAAATGGTTTTTTTATCTTACGGTTTTTTATCCAATTTTGGCACGTTGTTTTCAGAAAGTGTTTATAAATAGGAATGATATCATGATGAAAGCTTTATGGTTAATAATAGGATTTACCTTTACGGTAATGGTGGCCAATTGCCAAGACTTGGATACTTCCATGTTGGTAGGGAAATGGAAGATGAGTAGCTATGATGTCATTGATAATGTCCGATTATCAGACCATTACCGCAGCGCTTCACCTCAGGTACGTGAGCGGATGGACCGCAAAATTGCACGCTATATTGACAATACCTTTTATCATTTTACTAGCCAGGACAGTGTGTTCTATACAGATTTGAGTGAGGGCACCGTCGTCCAAAAAAGTGCCAGTTATATTTTACAAGATAATGGGATTTTAGTAATCAAATCCGAGGAGGGAAAGAAAGAGAAAAAAGCTAAAGTCAAGGATCTGACCATAGATCATTTGGTGATGTCTCCCATTGGAGATGACGGAAAAGCGAAAGGAGAAATGATCTTAAAACGGATCCAATAATGGGAGGGCATTAAGCATGGATTGAGGTTGCCAATTGTTAAAAAAACGGCTATTGTTTTAAAAAAAAATGGCTCTATATGGATTATAGTGGGTAAAGATATTAGTCCGGTTAAATTAATGTTGATTCATGTTCCTTTTCAATGGGCAATTTTCTATTCTGCCTTGAGGTATTTGACGTTAAGAAATCAAAGAAGTGGGCTGGAAAAAGCGCAGGCTTGTTTGACGTGAATCAGTACAAAAAATTGGTATGCTGCACAAATAGAGGAGTTTGCCTGCGTGAGTGCTGGCTTTGATTTTAGTCATATAGCTCACCGCAGCGGGTTTTTTTGGTTACGTTTTTCACCTGAAGGAAAAAAGTAACAAGGCAACAAGATGAAAGGCAAGCTAGAATTTGACATGCAAAGTAATAGTTACCCATAGTAAATCATATAGAACCAAAAAAATACATGTTTTGGTGTATTTTGAGATTGTAATGATTTGGTTAAATTTAAAGAACACCATTATAATTTTGCTTTTGTAAAGCAGTGCTTTTCCCCGAGAATGCTTCTCCCCTACAGATTCCCAAAATTTGCATTTAGACCATGCTGTTGGTCTAGTGATTTCCTCTATTTTGCCTAATTTAATAACCCAATTCCGACCTAATACGATTACCCAATCAGACATTTTAAGATGTCTCCAGAAGTGAATTTCAGTATTTTATCACCTAAAACTTAATCGTATGACTAAACTTCAAAAAAGTAAATTGTTACCTGTTAATTCAGGGGGCGTGATAAGTAGGGGGTTGGATCATGGTTTTAAATTTATGTGTATTTCCGTAGGTGTGGCGATGGAGGTATTGGCCTGCAAAAACTGCAGGCGGGATCTATACTTAGGTATGAAGGGACAATTTCGCCGAAAAAAAAATGTGGCCTAGGGTTTTCCAGGCTACCAAAAAAAAACCATCCGCCGTGGCGGATGGCCTTTCGACATCCAAAACAAACAATTAACCAATTAAATTACCTTCATCATCCCATTGGGCCAGGGTGTGCCTGGTGTCGGGATTCATATATATTGGGATATATTTTTCTTCCAGTTTAAAGCCGTGCTTCGCCATCACATCGTCAGGAACCCCTTTCCACACATTTGGTGTATTACCTTGGTAGTTCAGGTCTTTGAAGCCTTCGGGTGAGGTGAAGAAGCCTGTGGCGGTTAGATTTCTCAAGGTATTGAAGAAAGTCACACCTCTTTCCATCTCTGGCTTTGCCTTGTCCGGATAAGCGATACTATCAATGATCTTGATACGTTCGTCTTCGCTAGCTTCCATGAAGGATTTGCCATATTGATCTTCCGCCTGAGTATCGAGCCACATCAAACCACCTCTCATCGGCGTTTTGTATGCCGGCATGTCCTTGACGATAAACTCAATAAAATCCGGCACTCCGGCTTCTGTGGCACTCCCTGATACATCATCTTTTGGGATGATCACATCTACCAGATAGTGCAACTTTTTCATTTCATCTTCTGTAAAGAACTCCTCTTTCTTCAGGGCAGCATTGAGTGCCATCTCTTCAGGAGTACGGCCCCACTTGGTACCATCGCCGATCTTAGGGGCATGTACTACCTCTTTTGGAGCTTCAGGACCACAGCCGGTCATAAAAAAGCCGGTTGCTAAAGAACCCGTGAATAACAGTTTTAAATTTTCTCTTCTATTCATCGTCCTCTCCTTTAAATATTTTTCTTTTTCAATTCGCTTACAATGTAATCAGAAGTCCTCCAAGCCAGGGCCAAGATGGTCCAAGTAGGGTTTTTATCTGCTTGTGATACAAATGGTCCACCATCTACCACGAAGAGGTTCTTGCACTCGTGTGCCTGACAGTTACTATTCAGGACAGAGGTTTTAGGATCATTGCCCATTCGGGTGGTTCCCACCTCGTGGATGATCCTGCCTGGTGTAAGCAGTCCGTATTGGGTTTCAGGGCCTGGTTTTTCTCCATAAATAACTGCACCAGCATTGGTCAGTACTTCTTCGAATGTTTCGTGCATGTGCTTGGCCTGATTTACCTCTTGGTCTGTCCAGTTGTAATTGAATTTTAAAACCGGAATACCGTATTTATCTACCGTACTGTTGTCGATCTCGCAATAATTTTCATACCTGGGGATGCTTTCTCCACGGCCGGACATGCCTACCATGGTGCCGAAGTAAGAGCGGATGTCTTTCTTTAGTCCTTCACCGTAGCCGCCATTGGTGCCAGGATTGCCAAACTCATCCTTGATATGCTGGCGTATGGTGTCCATGCCAAAGCCGAAACCATAGCTTGGCATACCCATGCCGCCCCAGTATTCGATATGATATCCGCGGGCAAAGTCAAGTTTGCTATTGTCCAGCCACCATGGTGTGTAAACATGCATGCCGCCCACACCATCTTCGTTGTATTTTTTCCTGTCGAGCATACCTGGGATAAAGCCCATCCTGTCCGATCCAGTGGAGTCATGGAGGTAATGGCCGATCATGCCACTTCCATTGGCCAGTCCGTCAGGATGGCTTTTGGATTTGGAATTGAGCATGATACGTGCAGATTCACAGGCGGAAGCACCCAGTACCACCACGCGGGAACGTAACTTATATTCCTTCATGTCCACTTTGCTGATGTACGAAATACCGGTAGCATTTCCTTTTTCATCGGTGGTCACCTTGCGCACCATGGCATAAGTAAAGAGGTCTACTTTACCTTTTTTCATGGCAGGTTTTACCAAACAAGTGCCGGACGAAAAATCTGCATAAGCTTGACAGGCGCGGTTACATTGGTTACAGAAGAAGCAGGCTCCACGCTCATTGTTGATCGGTTTGGTGAGGATCGAAAGCCTGGAAGGAATCACCGGTACGCCGATTTTATCCGCTCCTTTTTTGATGTAAAGTTCATGCAATCGAGGCTTTGGAGGAGGGAGAAAATAGCCGTCAGGCTCATTATAAATCCCCTCTTTTGAGCCAAATACCCCAATAAGCTGATCAACTTTATCGTAATAAGGCTTGAGGTCGTTATAGCCTATCGGCCAATTGTCTCCTAGACCGTCAATGTCTTTTCGCTTAAAATCGTTTGGACCAAAGCGCAGGGAGATTCTTCCCCAGTGGTTGGTACGTCCACCTACCATCCTGGAGCGGAACCAATCGAACTTGGTGTCGCCCTCGAATGTGTAGGGTTCGCCTTCGATGTCCCATCCACCAATGGCTGCGTCAAAATCCCCAAAAGGCCTGTTACGGGTACTGGCTCCTCTCCGGGGAGATTCCCATGGTGGTCTGAGCTGGGTACGGTCTTCTTCCTTTGCAGGGTCAAAATCCGCTCCTGCTTCTACTACGGCCACGGAAAACCCAGCCTCTGAAAGGATTTTTGAAGCCATTCCTCCCCCAGCGCCTGAACCGACGATGATCACGTCATACGCTTCACCGGACGATTTTATCTGAAAACTCATGTGTGATTATTTTGTGATTGTCTCTTAAGTTAAATTAATTTTTCACGAAAGCAAAGCCGTTGATTGAGCGTTTCTAAAATTTTTTTAATGAAAAAAAATTAGAACGTCAGGATCAGAGATGGCTTATTTTCTGCAAGAAATATAATAAAAATTTATTAGCTAAATGGTTTTAGTGATTGATGAAATTTTGTAAATCACTTTGTGCGGTTGATTGATCGTTAAAAATTTTAGTGCTACGTTGTCAAAAGAGTATTTTAATCGTTTTGTGATTAGAAAATGTGTAAATAATCTTCTTATTAACCGCTTCAGTGAAAAAAATTATAAATGGTTTATTCACTGTTTTATTGAATACATGACAGGAACATGCATGTCCTTCTTTGTAATGTTAGATGGGCCATGCGATGTCCTGTCCACATTTTTTAGGAAGATTACAATTCAGGCTCAAGGTATTTCCAAACGGTTTTTGCGACGATCTTGTGGCCTTCGGCCGTGGGATGGATACCGTCAGGTTGGTTGAGATCAGGGTTTCCGCCCACGCCTTCTAAAAGGAATGGGATCAGTATCAGGTCGTTTTGTTCCGCAAGGGAAGGGAAAATTTCCTTAAAATCTGTCGTGTAAGCTTCTCCCATATTTGGCGGTATCTGCATTCCTGCCAAAAGAATCTTGGCGGAAGGATATTCTTTTTGGACCTTGTCGATAATCCCCTGAAGGTTTTCTTGGGTAGTGGAGAGCTTGATGCCCCGGAGTCCGTCATTGCCACCAAGCTCCAAAATGAAAATATCAGGTTTGGCTTCCAAAAACCAGTCAATCCTGCTCAATCCGCTGGCGGAAGTTTCACCGCTGAGGCCACCGTTTATGACTTTGTAAGGGAGTCCAAGGCTATCGATCTTTTTTTGGATCAAGGCAGGAAAAGCCTCCTCCTGATCGACACCATAGCCTGCTGACATACTGTCTCCAAAAAAGAGCACCGTTTTCTGCTTTTCCTCACTTTTATCGTCCACTTTGGCTTCGGAGGACGCTGTCTTTTCGGATGTCTTTTGGCCTTCACTGCATGAAGTAGCAATGAATGCCCCACACAAAAACATCAACAAAAGAGAAATTGCACGTATTTTATTCATGATATGAAACTTATTGAGACGGATTTACGATTTATATAGTTATTGAATATGCGATACCCAATCCCTAAAATTGATTAAATTTCGCTTTAACCCCATACAAATTTAAGAAATAATCAGGTGGCTTGGATTAAAACCAAAAACCACGCCTGAATTGTTTCGGCACCAACAATAAAATTGCACCCATTTATATGGCTATACTTTCTATAGATAATGTTAGTAAAATTTATCAAAGCGGTTCGCGCAAATTGACCGTTCTGGACCAAGTAAACCTCCGTGTGGAAGCAGGGGAAAGCATTGCAATCGTAGGTCCTTCTGGTAGTGGGAAGACCACCTTGCTCGGGCTCTGTGCGGGGCTGGACAGTGCCACTTCTGGTAGCGTGCAGCTGAACGGCCATCGACTGGAAGTGCTTTCTGAAGACCAGCGGGCTGCCGTGAGGAGCAAAGAGATCGGTTTTATTTTTCAGAATTTCCAGTTATTGCCCACTTTGACAGCATTGGAAAATGTCATGGTGCCCATGGAGCTTAAGCAACGAAAAGACGCCAAAGAAAAGGCCTTGGAGCTGCTCCAGCAGGTGGGGCTTGGTGATCGGGCGACGCACTATCCTTCCCAGCTTTCGGGAGGAGAGCAGCAAAGGGTCTCTATCGCCAGGGCTTTTGCCAATGAGCCGAAAATCCTCTTTGCAGATGAGCCCACCGGTAATTTGGATACCGATACCGGTGAGATGGTTGAGCAGTTGATCTTTGAACTGAACAGGGCATCGGGTACCACGCTTATCTTGGTTACCCATGATGTCGAGCTGGCAGCCAAAACCAATAAAATCATCCATATCCGTGGCGGTAAAATAGAAAGAGAGCAGCATGCATAGATTTTTATGGATTTTGAAAATGGCCCTGCGGGACTTCCGCAAGAACAGGGCAAAACTATTATTGTTTGTATCTTCCATTGTCATTGGCATCGCTGCGCTGGTGGGGATCAGTTCATTTGGGGACAACCTCGAAAAGGATATTGATAGCCAAGCAAAGGAGCTTTTGGGAGCTGATTTGGTACTGGAAAACAATCAGCC
It encodes:
- a CDS encoding FGGY-family carbohydrate kinase; translation: MTPIPVIAIFDIGKTNKKFFLFDEHSNEIKQEYNKIPLTEDEDGFECDDLEALSKWIISTVEGICQSPDYALKGINFSTYGASFVHIDADGIPLTPLYNYLKEIPQEIIDEFYGQYPEETNNLETASPSLGMLNSGLQLYWLKKTKPDLFSKIAYSLHFPQYLSYLFTRKAVSEPTSIGCHTRLWDFQKDQYHDWVKQEGIDRVLPDIVATGQLYQVELCGRKVDIGVGIHDSSSALASYLVRVKEPFLLISTGTWSISLNPFTTDPLTQDELHNDCLNFLSIEGKAVKASRFFMGYEFNYQIDRINKHFGKPDKYYKTVPANPAIIEAIKTGKVSNTFYPKHIAETPLVKALYKGNEWNPASFANFDEAYHQLIWGLTLLQVESLKLARGNSRIKKVFIDGGFVHNEVFMELLRYYLPESELEFSDFPLGSAYGAALVLEASEQKMV
- a CDS encoding REP-associated tyrosine transposase, whose product is MSRKYQIRDQDELYFVTFTIVRWIDVFTRDRYRDIFIDSLKFCQDNKGLEVYAFVIMTNHVHLIIGRKGKSSLQGIIRDVKKYTAVKILEAIEQNTEESRRDWLLYFFERAGSFKSSNTKYQFWQHHSHPLELNSTRKMINYLNYIHQNPVKAGIVYQPEDYVYSSAANYAGMVDKVLDVKFIG
- a CDS encoding GMC oxidoreductase is translated as MSFQIKSSGEAYDVIIVGSGAGGGMASKILSEAGFSVAVVEAGADFDPAKEEDRTQLRPPWESPRRGASTRNRPFGDFDAAIGGWDIEGEPYTFEGDTKFDWFRSRMVGGRTNHWGRISLRFGPNDFKRKDIDGLGDNWPIGYNDLKPYYDKVDQLIGVFGSKEGIYNEPDGYFLPPPKPRLHELYIKKGADKIGVPVIPSRLSILTKPINNERGACFFCNQCNRACQAYADFSSGTCLVKPAMKKGKVDLFTYAMVRKVTTDEKGNATGISYISKVDMKEYKLRSRVVVLGASACESARIMLNSKSKSHPDGLANGSGMIGHYLHDSTGSDRMGFIPGMLDRKKYNEDGVGGMHVYTPWWLDNSKLDFARGYHIEYWGGMGMPSYGFGFGMDTIRQHIKDEFGNPGTNGGYGEGLKKDIRSYFGTMVGMSGRGESIPRYENYCEIDNSTVDKYGIPVLKFNYNWTDQEVNQAKHMHETFEEVLTNAGAVIYGEKPGPETQYGLLTPGRIIHEVGTTRMGNDPKTSVLNSNCQAHECKNLFVVDGGPFVSQADKNPTWTILALAWRTSDYIVSELKKKNI
- a CDS encoding TIM barrel protein — protein: MRIEKQKIKEVNDQALPDHRESFDHLSSVLGKKGVDANVLVEKLKEFQVAVPSWALGTGGTRFGRFSGGGEPGTLEDKIADVGLLHQLSQSAGAISLHIPWDIPNDVEATKELAASHGLIFDAVNSNTFQDQPDQELSYKFGSLCHADKAVRDQAVKHNLEVIKYGDALGSKSLTVWLADGSSFPGQLNFKKAFQRTLESLREIYAGMPKDWKLFVEYKPYEPNFYSTVIQDWGTSHMLADKLGDRAYSLVDLGHHLPNTNIEQIVATLMMVGKLGGFHFNDSKYGDDDVTVGSLKPYQLFLIFNELVDGMEDPSSDNPYPAWMIDASHNLKDPLEDLLQSLEAIKMAYAQALLVDRGALEEARENNDPTLAQEILQAAYRTDVRPLLAEARLQADGALDPIAAYRKLNVRKELIAQRGEKVISTGL
- a CDS encoding gluconate 2-dehydrogenase subunit 3 family protein, coding for MNRRENLKLLFTGSLATGFFMTGCGPEAPKEVVHAPKIGDGTKWGRTPEEMALNAALKKEEFFTEDEMKKLHYLVDVIIPKDDVSGSATEAGVPDFIEFIVKDMPAYKTPMRGGLMWLDTQAEDQYGKSFMEASEDERIKIIDSIAYPDKAKPEMERGVTFFNTLRNLTATGFFTSPEGFKDLNYQGNTPNVWKGVPDDVMAKHGFKLEEKYIPIYMNPDTRHTLAQWDDEGNLIG
- a CDS encoding Gfo/Idh/MocA family protein, which gives rise to MSDQTTNLHRRRFMSKAGTLAAGSFFIHPIAKALHLRENPAAKLRVALVGTGIRGTSMFGRSVVEDYPNEVEFVGLSDINEGRLAYGKQYIGADCPTFIDFDEMMATVKPDVLIVTTMDSTHDQFIIKGLEAGANVITEKPMTTDEVKCQNILDAERRTGKQVIVTFNYRYSPHRQKIYELLHEGAIGKVTSVDFHWYLDTDHGTSYFRRWHGYRDKGGTLLVHKSTHHFDLLNWWLDSDPAEVFAYGKLEFYGKNGPFRSTNCRPCPHKDDCDFYWDITKSKRLMDLYVANEEYDGYLRDGCVYREDIDIYDKMAVQIRYMNDVQVSYSLTTYSPYEGYRIAFNGTEGRLEAWIKERQPWEVEPADELRLTKNFGETEIITIPHSGGGHGGGDVRLKDKLFKDPDMADPYRQSAGTRDGAMSILIGIAARKSIETNQPVHISDLVDIKLQAKRPKG
- a CDS encoding bifunctional aldolase/short-chain dehydrogenase; the encoded protein is MSTAERTFKHVNYLWDEQKAQELEGDEVALLIYRSNILGADLRITNYGGGNTSCKTMETDPLTKEETEVMWVKGSGGDIGTLKRSGLAGLYVEKFHSLKNVYRGLEFEDEMVGLFNHCIYDLDSKAPSIDTPLHAFLPFRHIDHLHPDAAIAIAASKDGEKITEELFEGQIAWVPWQRPGFDLALQLEKALNENPGIRGIMLGGHGLFTWGDTAYECYINSLEVIDKASEYLEQNYGKDRPVFGGQMIESLAPEQRKEQASIIAPVLRGLASGYNRMVGHFTDDERVLQFANSHDLEKLAPLGTSCPDHFLRTKIRPLVLDFPADVDLSKADEIKEKLDKDFEEYRAYYKKYYEDHKRDNSPAMRDPNPVVIIWPGVGMFSYAKNKQTARVASEFYINAINVMRGAEAVSEYVALPLQEAFDIEYWLLEEAKLQRMPKEQPLSRKVALVTGGAGGIGKAIADKLASEGACVFITDINQERLDEAVATYSKDVGGGAVMDVTKGDDIVKAYKQAALKFGGVDIIVNCAGLAISKPIEQTSEKDWDLLQDILVKGQFAVSKAGVETLRAQNLGGDIINIASKNALVSGPNNVGYGTAKAAQVHMSRLLAAELGKDKIRVNVVNPDAVIEGSKIWEGEWAKGRAKAYGITVEELPAFYAKRTILNEIIGVDDIANGVFAFVGGDLSKCTGNILNVDGGVAAAFVR